DNA sequence from the Vicia villosa cultivar HV-30 ecotype Madison, WI linkage group LG3, Vvil1.0, whole genome shotgun sequence genome:
GACAACATAGAATTTCGCCTTCATAGACCTTAAGATATTCTCATCATCCAATACTTGCTTAGTTCTTTCTCCATGAGTTGTCATGCAATTTGCAATGCCAAGCGTTCTTGAAAAGTACTCATATTCTCCCCGATTGCAAGAATCTCAAACTCACTACGCAGAGGTTTTTAACCTTGGAAGAACGATGATGCTTGCGGGGCATGGCATCCCAAATGTCTTTAGCGGTATCACGCAGAAAAATGGTTTCCATGATTGACCGATCAACGAACTAAAACAAACCATTATTGACCTCCAAATCATACAATTTGCTATCCTCAGCCGCCTTTAGTTGTTCTTGAGTTGCATTTGGAGGTGCAACGGTGACGCCAAACTCGATCACGATGCAACTTTTCCATCAACATCGCTCAATGATGATATAATCTATCAAACATTAAAATAGCTGGTTGAATAAAATGCGAGGATTCAAACATGGTGGAAGGAAGACTAGTGCAATAACGATGAAAGAAAGGCTTACGTTtacaaattaaacaaaacaaaatggaACCAACATTAATAACTATAATTGTAAAGggaattcataataaataattgTCGGAGCCAGACAGCTAATGTATTTGAATGAAACACTAATAATATTAAGTGCTAATCACAATCATAATATTACAGTAATACAAATTGAACACACTCATGTTTTGGTAATCATATCATAACATATATTAGTATATACTATCAAATCCTAACTATATATACGCCATGCAACGTCACGCCTCCGATCTACATCAGCAAAGCAGCAGCGACGAATGCAGCGACGATTCCTCCTCCAACGGCAACTCTGGCGGGGGCAGAACCCGTAGGACCCTCAGCTGGCCCATCGGCAACGGCGGCATCAGCAGGTCCGGAAGCAACTGGGGACATGGATGGAGAGGTGGTGGGGGAGACAGGAGCGGGAGGAGAATCGGTGGGAGAAGCAGCAACTGGAGAGTCGGAGGCAGGTGTAGTTGTAGAAGGAGAGGAAGCCTGAGGGGAAGTGGCGGAGGAGGTTGGAGATTGGGATTGGGATTCAGTGGGAGGGGgagtggaggtggtggtggtggttggtGGAGGAgtggaggtggaggtggtggGAGGAGGAGTGGAGGATGTGGTTGGAGGAGGAGTGGTGGAACCAGCGCTGGAGGCAGTTGGTGAAGAGGCTGGGACGGGGGAGGATTTAGGTGCAGCGGCGTTGGCGGTGGGGGTGGTGGTGGGTGCTTGACCGGAAACGAGGGTCGAGAGTAatgtgatgatgaagaagaaagcAATGTTGGAAGAGGAAGACatggttgatgatgatgatgatgattgttggaATGAGATGAGAAAAGGTTGTTGGTGAAAGAGAAAtgttgaagaaaagaaaagaaagggagAGTGTATTTATATGGTAAGaaatgaaagagagagagaggaggagaaggggTCTTTACCGAGTCAACCGCGCGCAACCGAGCATTTTTCAACAAAAACCAATAAAATTAAACAGTTTTTGTTAATTTATTGATTGATTGATATGAGAAGGAAGAGTTGGAAACAAGATTAACTGCCATTTAAATTTGGATTTCTCTCACCCAAACAACTCCTTTATTCTAAATTTATAAATCGTTTCATAACGCGCCAATTCttattctcttttgttttttaggccgtcattatttatttatttatttatttatttattattattattattattattattattattattattattattattattattattattattattattattattattattattattatttgacttaagttattattgttatttgaCTTTAATAACCAAGATGTCAAGGTGGTCTTGAGCAGTAGAATAACTGAGGTGTTATCAAAGGTTTAAGGGTGCGCATGAGCCCGATCAATACAATAAAGACAGACATATAGTTCTCGGAAGCATACATATGGCCAATTTCGACAACGAGCGGTTACCTAAGTTACAAGATCAGCGTAATGGTTACACGATAGCCAAGTGTCACTTGAAAGTTACGGAATTGATGGGGAAGACGTTATATGACAATGAGGAGGTCGACAGACGTTATCTAAGTCATTTAAGTTTGGGACTCAAAGGAACATAGCTTTATGAATCAAAGAGATGACATAGTGTGAGTGCACTTTCTCATTAGATattttgcatgatgtcaaaatTAGGAAATCTTTAGCATTTCTGTACATTGGACGATATATCTGATTTATTATGTGCACATTTGTATTAGGGATCTTAGAATGCACTTAGAATATATTTGGAAAAGGTATCATGCATTAAAAATGAGTTTTAAtgctttaaaaatcaatttttacacAAAACACAGGTCTATGATCCGACACTTATGGGTCAATATTAAAGCATGTAGCCTCTGTTTGTATGTGTCGACAGATACTGTAAAAATTActtctatgtgtcgacacatacgatGGACAGGTCGATATATGCACTGTATTTTTAAAGCCTGTAGCTTCTAGTTTTATATGTCGACACATGACCTTGAACAAGTTGACGCATGCATcaatatgtgtcgacacatgacaTACGTGTCGTCACATGTTGTAGCTTTTCTAaaaaattgcattctttttcaatttcTATGTTTCTTTTTGGCCTCCAACTTGCACACTTATAAAtacttcatacatgcatcattttcaacttgatgaaactataaacacataTCAATATTgctctcatcttcaaccttccatctatgcatacacacaaacaaactacacataattattttttgtttggGTGTCATCTAGACTAGGTTGACAGCATCCAATTTAGGTCAGTGTACCGGTATACTGGATTGAGAATCTTTAGGGTTTTCATTGGAAAAAACCTTAGGGTTTGTCATCTAAGTTCATagtgttgaatttggagtttaCACAAGATTTCACAAATATTATATTCGATGTAGTGAAAGCCTTTGAAGAAAGGGGGTTCTTGCAAATGAGTAGCGTGAGACGGTGAATCGTTTGGAAATCTTGGGACACAGTAATACGCAATTGGGTTCGATCGAGTAAAAGCTTTGAAGAATGGTGGTTCTTGCAAAGGATTAGCGTGAGATGGTGAATCAATTGGTGTTAGCGGGATACTTGATCGCGCTCTGATCAAGGGAAGAGAAAGGGTTAGAATCAACATCAAACATTGGGTTTGTAGGGTTGTATTGCTACATTTCTCTTGTAAACGAATTTTGGCAAagtaagattgatatctcaattcCAATTGGAATTGGGGGAAGACGTAGCCATATCGAGGACGATtggtgaactgcctaaacaaattctTGTGTCCTCTCTctctaaaatacatttaattttctTAAGCAAATTGTTAAATTCATTGATTGAGTAATCTATTCATAGATTTATCCTTTAATTGTTAAACGTTAAATTGCTTTGTTGATTACATTAAAATCTACTGTATTGTAATTGGTATTTcatatcaacaaattcaaaaggaaaATCTAAAAAATCAATCCGACGCCAAGTGTTTGGCAATTTACTAGTTTATGTTTTCTCACTAATTTCATTGGA
Encoded proteins:
- the LOC131657870 gene encoding classical arabinogalactan protein 7-like, which codes for MSSSSNIAFFFIITLLSTLVSGQAPTTTPTANAAAPKSSPVPASSPTASSAGSTTPPPTTSSTPPPTTSTSTPPPTTTTTSTPPPTESQSQSPTSSATSPQASSPSTTTPASDSPVAASPTDSPPAPVSPTTSPSMSPVASGPADAAVADGPAEGPTGSAPARVAVGGGIVAAFVAAALLM